From a single Ignavibacteria bacterium genomic region:
- a CDS encoding HAD family phosphatase: protein MTEIKAVVFDLGMVLIPFNYDFALNRLNLIKPGSGDKVMEFVKENYHHFRAFEAGKMSVDEFIPMLMKAGEVEGIIDREKFCYIYSEIFSINYDVVELLERLKQNYRLFLLSNTNPVHKKYGYENFKFLRHFEKLFLSHEIGHVKPEPEIYRAVEKYSGLKPEEHLFIDDIMDYAEGARNCGWKSIRFINYSDLIDNLKNLGITI from the coding sequence ATGACAGAAATAAAGGCAGTGGTCTTCGACCTCGGGATGGTTTTAATCCCTTTTAATTACGATTTTGCCCTGAACAGACTGAATCTTATCAAACCGGGTTCGGGTGACAAGGTAATGGAGTTTGTGAAGGAAAACTACCACCATTTCAGAGCGTTTGAAGCGGGAAAAATGAGTGTGGACGAGTTTATTCCGATGCTGATGAAAGCGGGAGAAGTTGAGGGGATTATCGACAGGGAGAAGTTTTGCTATATCTACTCGGAGATCTTCTCGATTAATTATGATGTGGTGGAACTGCTCGAAAGATTGAAACAAAATTACCGGCTTTTCCTCCTCTCAAACACAAATCCAGTACATAAAAAATACGGATATGAGAATTTCAAGTTCCTCCGTCACTTTGAGAAACTTTTCCTCTCGCATGAGATTGGACATGTAAAGCCCGAACCTGAAATCTACAGGGCAGTTGAAAAATATTCAGGATTGAAACCGGAAGAACATCTTTTTATCGACGACATTATGGACTACGCCGAAGGTGCCCGTAATTGCGGGTGGAAGTCAATTCGGTTTATTAACTACAGCGATTTAATTGATAATCTCAAAAATCTGGGAATAACGATTTAA
- a CDS encoding GDP-L-fucose synthase, whose translation MQKENFTDKKVFIAGYKGMVGSAITRNLQSNGYTNLLLADKDDVDLMRQESVESFMAKQKPDVMVIAAAKVGGILANNTYRAEFLYNNLMIEANLIHAAHLNGCSKVVFLGSSCIYPKLAPQPLKEESLLSGYLEYTNEPYAIAKITGIKLCESYYKQYGSNFFSMMPTNLYGYYDNFDLKTSHVLPALMRKFDTAVKEGSDKVELWGTGTPKREFMFVDDLAGAIRFSIENIDASDLYDNGITHLNVGTGVDLMISELASIIASVTGFKGEVVYDSTKPDGTPRKIMDVSRINALGWKHKTSLEDGIKLTYDWYKQHKM comes from the coding sequence ATGCAAAAAGAGAACTTCACAGACAAAAAAGTATTCATCGCGGGCTACAAGGGTATGGTTGGATCAGCCATCACCCGCAATCTTCAGTCAAACGGATATACAAATCTGCTTCTCGCCGACAAAGACGATGTCGATCTGATGCGTCAGGAGAGTGTGGAATCATTCATGGCAAAGCAGAAACCCGATGTGATGGTGATTGCCGCTGCAAAAGTGGGAGGAATCCTCGCGAACAATACCTACCGTGCCGAATTTTTATATAATAACCTTATGATCGAGGCAAACCTCATTCACGCAGCACATCTAAACGGCTGTTCAAAAGTGGTTTTTCTCGGAAGTTCATGCATCTACCCGAAACTTGCTCCCCAGCCCTTAAAAGAGGAATCACTTCTTTCGGGTTACCTCGAATATACCAACGAACCGTATGCCATCGCTAAAATAACGGGCATTAAGCTTTGTGAAAGCTACTACAAACAATACGGCTCAAACTTTTTCTCAATGATGCCGACAAACCTTTACGGCTACTATGACAATTTTGATCTGAAAACCTCGCATGTACTCCCTGCTTTGATGAGAAAATTTGATACCGCGGTGAAGGAAGGAAGTGACAAAGTTGAGTTGTGGGGGACTGGCACACCAAAAAGAGAGTTCATGTTTGTTGACGACCTCGCCGGTGCCATAAGATTTTCGATCGAGAACATAGATGCCTCCGATCTCTACGATAACGGGATTACACACTTGAATGTCGGAACCGGCGTTGATCTGATGATCTCCGAACTCGCCTCGATAATCGCCTCCGTCACGGGATTTAAGGGCGAAGTTGTTTATGATTCGACCAAACCCGACGGTACCCCAAGAAAAATAATGGATGTGTCGCGCATCAATGCCCTCGGTTGGAAGCATAAAACCTCACTCGAGGATGGCATCAAACTTACTTACGACTGGTACAAACAACACAAGATGTAA
- a CDS encoding alkene reductase, translating to MEKNLLSEVTVGRLNLKNRMVMAPMTRSRAPQNLATELMAKYYSQRASAGLIITEGTQISEQGVGYPWTPGIHTPEQAEAWKVVTDAVHEEGGRIFAQIWHVGRISHPVFHNGNLPVAPSAIGATGKHFTHKGMLDLETPRALELHEIPMVVNDYAKAALLALEAGFDGVEIHGANGYLVDQFINSNSNKRDDIYGGSVENRGRFALEVVETVVKAVGAERVGIRLSPGGVTSGMLDENPVESYGFVIKNLNRFGLAYLHLMEPLAPIDGLPQYQIFKQGVAKTFRPLYNGTIIINGGYNKEKGNAVIAAGDADLVSFGVPFLSNPDLPERFRLDAPLNEVMGKETFYGGGEKGYTDYPTLMAEALKAEG from the coding sequence ATGGAAAAGAATCTTTTATCAGAAGTAACGGTTGGCAGACTTAATCTTAAGAACAGAATGGTTATGGCACCGATGACAAGAAGTCGCGCTCCCCAAAATCTTGCCACGGAATTGATGGCAAAATACTACAGTCAGCGTGCTTCTGCCGGATTGATAATCACCGAGGGAACTCAAATATCGGAACAGGGTGTCGGCTATCCCTGGACACCGGGGATTCATACACCGGAGCAGGCGGAAGCCTGGAAGGTGGTAACAGATGCAGTACATGAAGAGGGGGGCAGAATTTTCGCCCAGATCTGGCATGTAGGCAGAATCTCCCACCCCGTTTTCCACAATGGTAATTTACCCGTTGCTCCTTCGGCAATCGGAGCCACCGGTAAACATTTTACCCACAAGGGAATGCTCGATCTCGAGACTCCAAGGGCTCTGGAGCTTCACGAAATCCCGATGGTAGTTAACGATTATGCCAAGGCTGCACTTCTTGCTTTGGAGGCGGGATTCGACGGTGTGGAAATTCATGGCGCAAACGGATATCTTGTCGACCAGTTTATCAACTCAAACAGCAACAAAAGAGATGATATTTATGGCGGAAGTGTAGAGAACAGGGGAAGATTCGCTCTTGAAGTGGTGGAAACTGTAGTTAAAGCCGTTGGTGCAGAGAGAGTCGGGATAAGACTTTCCCCCGGTGGTGTAACAAGCGGAATGCTTGATGAGAATCCGGTTGAATCGTATGGTTTTGTAATAAAAAACCTGAACCGGTTCGGTCTCGCTTATCTACATTTAATGGAACCCCTCGCTCCAATAGACGGACTTCCTCAATATCAGATATTTAAGCAGGGAGTTGCAAAAACATTCAGACCGCTGTATAACGGAACCATAATAATTAACGGCGGATACAACAAGGAGAAGGGAAATGCGGTAATTGCAGCGGGTGATGCCGATCTCGTTTCTTTCGGTGTACCTTTCCTCTCAAATCCCGACCTCCCCGAAAGGTTCAGACTCGATGCCCCATTGAATGAGGTGATGGGGAAAGAGACTTTTTACGGCGGCGGCGAAAAAGGATATACCGATTATCCGACTTTGATGGCTGAAGCTCTGAAGGCTGAGGGCTGA
- a CDS encoding DUF4922 domain-containing protein — MSKYSTEAKELLERQKRDWDWCVNGYGSLATVITHEFRYDGFSLKVQYNPGRMTSTSAKVDPKSIKERKCFLCEESLPPAQERLEYKNGYRILVNPFPIFPEHFTIPNREHLPQQISGNFEMLLTLAEDLDGNYTVFYNGPKCGASAPDHFHFQAGTRNFMTVENDFDSLKAKYTVVSRSVSGVSVSGIDDGIRKMIFLEGKEVNSVSAEFYKVYEKYKAAMHLDEEPLLNIIAWHDGNGFKAVVFLREKHRPRRYFAEGEERILLSPASVDIGGVGVIPVEDDFNRITQEILTELMTEVFVSREILIKVVE; from the coding sequence ATGTCAAAATATTCAACAGAAGCAAAAGAACTTTTAGAGAGGCAAAAAAGAGACTGGGACTGGTGCGTGAACGGTTATGGAAGTCTTGCCACAGTGATAACACACGAATTCAGGTACGACGGATTTTCGTTAAAAGTGCAGTACAACCCCGGAAGAATGACCTCCACTTCCGCAAAAGTGGACCCTAAAAGCATCAAAGAGAGGAAATGCTTCCTCTGCGAGGAGAGTCTTCCGCCCGCTCAGGAAAGACTCGAGTATAAAAACGGATACAGAATTCTGGTAAATCCTTTCCCGATTTTCCCCGAACATTTTACAATTCCCAACAGAGAACATCTTCCGCAGCAGATTTCGGGCAATTTTGAAATGCTCCTCACTCTTGCAGAGGATCTTGACGGCAATTACACGGTTTTTTACAACGGACCCAAATGCGGCGCCTCCGCTCCTGATCATTTCCATTTTCAGGCGGGAACAAGAAACTTCATGACTGTGGAAAATGATTTTGATTCCCTGAAGGCAAAATACACAGTTGTTTCCCGGTCGGTTTCAGGCGTATCCGTTTCAGGGATTGATGACGGAATCAGGAAAATGATATTTCTCGAGGGAAAAGAGGTAAACTCCGTTTCCGCAGAGTTTTACAAAGTTTACGAAAAATACAAAGCTGCAATGCATCTCGATGAAGAGCCTTTGTTGAATATCATTGCCTGGCACGATGGAAACGGGTTCAAAGCTGTGGTCTTTTTGAGAGAGAAGCACCGTCCCCGTCGCTATTTCGCAGAAGGGGAAGAGAGAATTCTCCTTTCACCCGCATCAGTGGATATCGGCGGAGTTGGCGTAATTCCCGTGGAAGACGATTTCAACAGGATTACTCAGGAAATCCTTACTGAACTTATGACCGAGGTCTTTGTCAGCAGAGAAATTTTGATTAAAGTAGTGGAATAA
- the pdeM gene encoding ligase-associated DNA damage response endonuclease PdeM, whose amino-acid sequence MLNFPSIKIFDSSFIALPQRAVYWLEEETLLVSDTHFGKSAAFRATGIPIPEGNTRDDLKRLSDALQLTQAKKVTFLGDLIHHRASKTPEVLTLLRDWFNSNKDVEFTLLMGNHDVSSDGIPEIPLIKVFQELIVRDKFLLKHYPEPREGYYVLCGHLHPGITLKGRGRERLRLGCSLFSKKMAVLQAFGSFTGNAKAEIQAGDTVFMAHDGEVFTVKF is encoded by the coding sequence ATGTTAAATTTTCCATCTATAAAAATTTTCGATTCATCGTTTATTGCCCTCCCGCAGAGAGCTGTTTACTGGCTTGAGGAAGAGACACTGCTCGTATCAGATACACATTTTGGAAAAAGTGCGGCGTTCAGAGCCACGGGGATACCGATTCCCGAGGGAAACACAAGGGACGACCTCAAAAGATTATCAGATGCACTTCAACTGACACAGGCAAAAAAGGTGACTTTCCTCGGCGACCTCATCCATCACAGAGCTTCAAAGACCCCCGAAGTGCTGACTTTGCTAAGGGACTGGTTCAACTCAAACAAAGATGTGGAGTTTACCCTTCTCATGGGGAATCACGATGTTTCATCCGACGGAATACCCGAGATTCCGCTAATAAAGGTGTTTCAGGAACTGATTGTCAGGGATAAGTTTCTTCTGAAGCACTATCCCGAACCGAGGGAGGGTTATTATGTGCTGTGCGGTCACCTCCATCCCGGGATTACTCTTAAGGGGAGAGGAAGGGAAAGACTTCGGCTCGGCTGCTCTCTCTTCAGCAAAAAGATGGCGGTGCTTCAGGCATTTGGCTCCTTTACGGGCAATGCAAAAGCGGAAATTCAGGCTGGTGATACCGTTTTCATGGCTCATGACGGGGAAGTGTTCACGGTTAAGTTCTAA
- a CDS encoding S8 family serine peptidase has protein sequence MLKSFFLSLVVAISLFTSGYAQRGGDLVPGEIIIQLKPAAEASNVVPDFKSFDLKTERLLSRRMNIWLMSYNTQKASGDDVLFSLRTHPLVSIVQYNHYMDIRDDRNYTERNPDASAPKETDERSTLPNDPRFNEQYALNNTGQSGGTPDADIDAPEAWDYSTGGVTALGDTIVVAVIDGGAQLNHPDLDFWVNRFEIPNNSIDDDQNGYVDDYLGWNAYSNNGTPGGDSHGTHVSGIVAARGNNALGVSGVNWKTKVMIIAGSSSSEATVVAAYAFALEHRATYNETNGAKGAFVVSTNSSFGVDYGQPVNYPIWCAMYDSLGKYGILSCGATANLGINIDLQGDIPTACPSNWLVSVTNTTRTDTRNSGAGYGLTTIDLGAPGTSVLSTDQTSTYTTKTGTSMATPTVAGAIALMISAANPGLLQAYKTNPGATALLFKQYLLDATDPIPALLGQTVTGGRLNVYNAVLAVGTPPDTVPPTRITDLAVSEPTSGSLKLTWTAPADTSRNGVVSYLIRRATSPILTQTDFENATPLAFQGNPKPSGQQEALVAENLPHSTAQYFAIRSQDNWGNTSLISNSAAGTTLQAPSLLVSTRNLIRTIQSGTSAVDSIIITNSSANPSTLSYSVEMINNTFPQGSLSLSLLGVNKDDFSQIIKFADKNKPESRFGYAIEGAGGPDSAGYKWIDSREPNGPVFNWEDISTTGTELTNWIQTGTYNAKDEGYAAVNLGFNFKFYGLTTSTVYAGSNGFVSFAIPTVNSFTNATIPNSANPNGLMAAFWDDLDGTDGGQVFYKNSPDKTIIQYKNWKNYASATSSLNFQIILFNSGKIVYQYQNMTGTLTSSSVGIENQTGSTGLGAAYNSSFIQNNLAVRFQAQPEWVTATNLAGLLYNGNSSAVRLAMSAVGIPLGTYTMDILIRSNDPVKPVDTVKVTMINSSEIPVELVSFTGSVSNGRIKLDWTTATETNNFGFEIERNSGNGIWEKAGFIKGKGTTTTRNDYSFTDEGISAGKYQYRLKQMDNDGTVSFSDMVNVDLTLPDKFSLDQNYPNPFNPSTVIRFSLPVSAPVTLVVYNSSGEKIETLINKQMEAGYHSVNFNASRFPSGIYLCELRAGRFVSVNKMLLMK, from the coding sequence GTGTTAAAATCTTTCTTTCTCTCCCTAGTCGTTGCCATTTCTCTTTTTACATCCGGTTATGCCCAAAGAGGCGGTGATCTTGTTCCCGGCGAAATAATCATTCAGTTGAAACCTGCTGCGGAAGCATCGAATGTGGTTCCTGATTTCAAATCATTTGATCTGAAAACAGAGAGGCTGCTTTCCCGAAGAATGAACATCTGGCTGATGAGTTACAATACCCAAAAAGCCAGCGGGGACGATGTTTTATTCTCTTTGAGAACCCACCCTTTGGTGAGTATCGTTCAGTATAACCACTATATGGATATAAGGGATGACCGAAATTACACGGAAAGAAACCCTGATGCTTCGGCACCAAAAGAGACAGACGAAAGAAGCACCCTCCCGAATGATCCGAGATTCAATGAACAGTATGCACTTAACAACACAGGACAAAGCGGCGGAACTCCCGATGCGGATATAGATGCCCCGGAAGCCTGGGACTATTCTACAGGAGGGGTAACAGCACTGGGAGATACCATAGTGGTAGCTGTGATTGACGGCGGGGCACAACTTAACCACCCCGACCTCGACTTTTGGGTGAACCGTTTTGAGATTCCAAACAACAGCATTGACGATGATCAGAACGGTTATGTTGACGATTATCTCGGTTGGAACGCCTACTCAAACAACGGAACCCCCGGCGGTGACAGTCACGGAACGCATGTCTCGGGAATTGTAGCCGCAAGAGGGAACAATGCCCTTGGGGTATCGGGTGTCAACTGGAAAACCAAGGTGATGATTATTGCAGGATCATCCTCGTCAGAGGCAACCGTCGTTGCAGCTTATGCCTTTGCACTTGAACACAGAGCAACTTATAACGAAACAAACGGTGCAAAGGGAGCATTCGTGGTTTCAACCAACTCCTCTTTCGGTGTGGATTATGGACAGCCTGTTAATTATCCGATCTGGTGCGCAATGTATGACTCTCTCGGTAAATATGGTATTCTCAGCTGCGGTGCCACTGCCAATCTCGGTATCAATATCGATCTTCAGGGGGACATCCCAACTGCATGCCCAAGCAATTGGCTTGTAAGCGTTACGAACACAACAAGAACTGACACCCGCAATTCGGGTGCAGGGTACGGACTGACAACGATTGATCTCGGTGCACCCGGAACATCAGTTCTCTCGACAGACCAGACATCCACATACACAACCAAAACGGGAACCTCGATGGCGACCCCCACGGTTGCAGGTGCAATTGCACTTATGATATCTGCTGCAAATCCAGGACTTCTGCAGGCATACAAAACCAATCCGGGAGCAACGGCTCTCCTTTTCAAACAGTATCTTTTGGATGCGACCGACCCGATTCCTGCTCTTTTGGGTCAGACTGTAACTGGCGGGAGGTTAAATGTTTATAATGCAGTTCTTGCAGTCGGAACTCCACCTGACACAGTGCCACCAACCCGGATTACGGATCTTGCAGTTTCAGAACCAACATCGGGGAGTCTCAAACTGACCTGGACTGCCCCGGCAGATACTTCACGAAACGGTGTGGTTTCATATTTAATCAGAAGAGCAACTTCACCGATATTAACCCAGACAGATTTTGAGAATGCCACACCTTTGGCTTTTCAGGGAAATCCAAAACCTTCGGGTCAGCAGGAAGCTCTTGTTGCAGAAAATCTCCCTCACTCGACAGCTCAATATTTTGCCATTCGATCACAGGACAACTGGGGCAACACTTCCCTTATCTCAAATTCCGCAGCGGGGACAACTCTTCAAGCCCCTTCTCTTCTGGTTTCGACGAGGAACCTGATAAGAACCATACAGTCGGGTACATCGGCAGTGGATTCGATAATTATCACCAATTCTTCGGCAAACCCTTCAACACTTTCATACAGCGTTGAAATGATAAACAACACATTCCCGCAGGGGAGTCTCTCCCTTTCATTATTGGGGGTCAATAAAGATGACTTTAGTCAGATAATTAAATTTGCCGATAAAAACAAACCTGAATCAAGATTCGGGTACGCAATCGAGGGCGCCGGTGGACCCGATTCCGCCGGATACAAATGGATCGACAGCCGGGAACCAAACGGACCTGTTTTCAACTGGGAGGATATCTCAACCACAGGTACGGAACTTACAAACTGGATTCAGACGGGTACCTACAATGCAAAAGATGAAGGATACGCCGCCGTAAACCTGGGATTCAACTTTAAGTTTTACGGGCTGACCACCTCGACCGTTTATGCAGGATCAAACGGTTTTGTCAGTTTTGCAATACCAACCGTTAACTCTTTCACAAATGCGACAATTCCAAATTCTGCAAATCCGAACGGACTTATGGCAGCGTTTTGGGATGACCTGGATGGAACTGATGGCGGACAGGTTTTCTACAAAAACTCCCCTGACAAGACCATAATCCAATATAAAAACTGGAAAAACTACGCGAGTGCAACATCAAGCCTGAACTTTCAGATTATTCTCTTTAATTCGGGAAAAATCGTTTATCAGTATCAAAACATGACAGGCACGCTTACCTCAAGTTCTGTCGGAATTGAAAATCAGACGGGGAGCACAGGACTTGGTGCCGCCTACAATTCATCTTTCATCCAGAATAATCTCGCTGTGCGGTTTCAGGCTCAACCTGAATGGGTAACGGCAACAAATCTTGCGGGATTGTTATACAACGGAAACTCTTCAGCAGTCAGACTCGCAATGTCGGCAGTCGGCATCCCGCTCGGAACATACACAATGGATATTCTGATCAGATCGAATGATCCCGTAAAACCTGTTGATACGGTAAAAGTAACGATGATTAACTCCTCGGAAATACCCGTTGAACTTGTTTCTTTCACCGGCAGCGTATCCAACGGACGGATAAAACTGGACTGGACAACAGCGACAGAAACCAACAATTTTGGCTTTGAAATTGAAAGAAACAGCGGGAACGGAATTTGGGAGAAAGCGGGCTTTATAAAAGGAAAAGGAACCACCACCACCCGCAACGACTACTCATTTACAGATGAGGGAATTTCTGCCGGGAAATATCAGTATCGCCTGAAACAAATGGACAATGACGGAACCGTCTCCTTTTCAGATATGGTAAATGTGGATCTTACACTCCCTGATAAATTCTCACTCGATCAGAACTATCCAAATCCGTTCAATCCATCCACCGTTATACGATTCAGTTTACCTGTTTCGGCGCCCGTTACGCTTGTCGTATATAATTCGTCAGGTGAGAAAATCGAAACTCTGATAAACAAACAAATGGAAGCGGGATACCATTCAGTAAACTTTAACGCTTCCCGGTTCCCAAGCGGAATTTATCTGTGTGAACTGCGGGCGGGCAGGTTTGTTTCCGTGAACAAGATGCTTTTGATGAAGTAG
- a CDS encoding DUF5615 family PIN-like protein, with product MNVFVDENIPLSIIQLLTSAGYTVWDLRNTEHQGLEDDKVFQLAQGKSAFFVTTDKDFFHTVPWNFSSHCGVAILALRQPNTHTLREKMEWLLNNFQLSNLKNKVILLRDNTYTVI from the coding sequence ATGAATGTTTTCGTTGATGAAAATATCCCCCTCAGCATAATTCAACTCCTGACATCAGCAGGATATACAGTTTGGGATTTGCGAAATACGGAACATCAAGGTTTGGAGGATGACAAAGTCTTTCAACTCGCTCAAGGAAAATCCGCCTTTTTTGTCACAACTGACAAGGACTTTTTCCATACTGTTCCATGGAATTTTTCCAGCCACTGTGGTGTAGCAATCCTGGCATTAAGGCAACCAAATACTCACACTCTTAGAGAGAAAATGGAATGGTTGCTCAATAATTTTCAGTTATCCAATCTCAAAAACAAGGTTATCCTCCTCAGAGACAATACATATACCGTGATTTAG
- a CDS encoding DUF433 domain-containing protein, with protein sequence MSNKEILERIEINPSICHGKPVIRNTRIPVSLILGFLAAAQSFEEILYEYPGLTREDISAAIGYGSYLAGFETLNYENLAS encoded by the coding sequence GTGAGTAACAAAGAAATTTTGGAAAGAATAGAGATAAACCCCAGTATCTGCCACGGTAAACCGGTAATTCGCAATACAAGAATCCCGGTCTCACTAATTCTTGGTTTTCTTGCAGCAGCACAATCATTCGAAGAAATTCTTTATGAATACCCGGGCTTGACAAGAGAAGATATTTCTGCTGCCATAGGTTATGGCAGTTATCTTGCCGGTTTCGAAACGCTTAACTACGAAAATCTTGCTTCATGA
- a CDS encoding ligase-associated DNA damage response DEXH box helicase, which translates to MKWRPFPFQEEAWTAYCEGKSGLIHTSTGTGKTYAALLGPLIEEMNSPDFNKKVKAAKNETPKKRGQKQDRNLSSSPPIKLLWITPLRALANDTLKSIELATAELCPHFSVGMRTGDTSQSTRKRQSEKLPTIFITTPESLSLMISYPGFEERFSGLKAVVIDEWHELLGSKRGVLTGLGLSRIRSAAPGVKIWGVSATLGNTATSLEVLLGDHTGEKVVIGSGCAKEVEMETVLPKVIERFPRAGHLGITMLEPVISIIEKSGSSLLFTNTRSQAEIWYHNILDQKTEWAGMLGLHHGSMDKESRNAVEKLLAEGKMKCVVCTSSLDLGVDFSPVDTVIQVGSPKGIARLLQRAGRSGHQPGAKSRIYCVPTNSFELIEFAAARAGIAKNKIEPRIPIEKPLDVLAQHIVTVAAGSGFESEKLFAEVKGSWFYRNLTEEEWDWTMEFVIQGGRALRAYKEYSKLIKRDGVFTVVDEALKRRHRMSIGTITSESEVVVKFMNGGTIGTLEESFAAKLKKGDSFIFAGRTLEYQKMKEMVLYVKSSEKNKGPIPQWMGGRMPLSTELASEVRIKLREALQGEIDSVEMSAIVPLLKLQKKWSAIPVEDELLIETKKTVEGYHIFFYPFEGKLVHEGLASLLAHRLSKMSPASFSLSTNDYGFEILSNHEYDLDGEALGYLLSTDNIVEDVLEVTNTSEMARRKFRDIARIAGLIFQGYPGSSKKPKQIQASGSLLYEVLTKYDPGNLLIQQASREVLETQLEEKRMISAIKKMAECRKKIIKIPYITPLAFPLLVNRLREKLTTERLADRIARLVAGLETAAEK; encoded by the coding sequence ATGAAGTGGAGACCTTTCCCTTTTCAGGAGGAGGCATGGACTGCATACTGTGAGGGTAAAAGCGGACTGATTCATACCTCCACAGGTACGGGGAAAACATACGCAGCTCTCCTCGGACCATTAATTGAGGAGATGAACTCCCCTGACTTCAACAAAAAAGTAAAAGCCGCCAAAAACGAAACTCCGAAAAAAAGAGGACAAAAGCAGGATCGGAATTTATCTTCCTCTCCGCCAATAAAACTGCTTTGGATTACTCCGCTAAGAGCGCTTGCGAACGATACTCTGAAGTCGATCGAGCTTGCAACCGCCGAACTTTGCCCTCATTTCAGTGTCGGTATGAGGACGGGCGACACTTCCCAATCCACGAGGAAACGACAATCTGAAAAGCTTCCAACAATTTTCATTACAACTCCTGAATCCCTCTCACTGATGATATCGTACCCCGGATTTGAGGAGAGATTTTCGGGACTCAAAGCTGTTGTGATTGACGAGTGGCACGAACTGCTTGGATCAAAACGGGGAGTTTTGACGGGACTTGGTTTAAGCAGAATCCGTTCAGCAGCTCCCGGCGTCAAAATATGGGGCGTATCTGCCACTCTGGGAAATACCGCCACCTCGCTGGAAGTTTTACTCGGAGATCATACAGGGGAAAAGGTGGTGATCGGGTCGGGGTGTGCAAAGGAAGTGGAGATGGAAACGGTTTTGCCCAAAGTGATCGAGAGGTTCCCGCGGGCAGGGCACCTTGGAATAACCATGCTTGAACCTGTGATTTCTATAATTGAAAAATCGGGCTCTTCACTACTTTTTACCAACACACGGTCACAGGCGGAAATCTGGTATCATAACATTCTCGATCAAAAAACAGAGTGGGCGGGGATGCTCGGCTTGCACCACGGTTCCATGGATAAAGAGAGCAGAAATGCAGTGGAGAAACTCCTTGCAGAGGGGAAAATGAAATGTGTCGTCTGCACTTCCAGTCTCGACCTCGGAGTCGATTTTTCTCCCGTTGATACGGTAATACAAGTCGGTTCCCCCAAAGGAATAGCACGCCTTCTGCAGCGGGCAGGGAGATCGGGGCATCAGCCGGGAGCAAAAAGCAGAATTTATTGTGTTCCCACAAACTCCTTTGAACTGATTGAGTTTGCTGCCGCAAGAGCCGGGATAGCAAAAAACAAAATAGAGCCCCGCATTCCAATTGAAAAACCTCTCGATGTACTCGCTCAGCACATCGTAACAGTAGCTGCAGGCTCGGGATTTGAGAGTGAAAAACTCTTCGCTGAAGTGAAGGGATCGTGGTTCTACCGCAATCTCACGGAAGAGGAATGGGACTGGACTATGGAGTTCGTAATTCAGGGAGGAAGAGCCCTCAGGGCATATAAGGAATACTCCAAACTGATAAAACGGGATGGAGTTTTCACCGTTGTGGATGAAGCCTTGAAACGAAGGCACAGAATGTCGATAGGTACCATAACTTCTGAATCGGAGGTGGTGGTTAAGTTTATGAATGGTGGAACGATTGGCACCCTGGAGGAAAGTTTTGCGGCAAAACTGAAAAAAGGCGACTCATTCATTTTCGCAGGCAGGACTCTCGAATATCAGAAAATGAAAGAGATGGTGCTCTATGTGAAAAGTTCAGAGAAAAACAAAGGTCCGATTCCCCAGTGGATGGGAGGCAGGATGCCCCTTTCGACAGAACTCGCAAGTGAGGTAAGAATTAAGCTAAGGGAGGCACTTCAGGGGGAAATAGACAGCGTCGAAATGTCGGCAATTGTCCCTCTTCTTAAGCTTCAGAAAAAATGGTCGGCGATTCCCGTTGAAGATGAACTGCTTATAGAAACGAAAAAGACAGTCGAGGGGTACCACATCTTTTTTTATCCCTTTGAAGGAAAGCTGGTGCACGAGGGGCTTGCATCACTTCTTGCGCACAGACTTTCGAAAATGTCACCGGCGTCTTTCTCGCTCTCCACAAATGATTACGGCTTCGAGATTCTCTCAAACCATGAATATGACCTCGACGGGGAGGCCCTCGGGTACCTTCTTTCGACGGACAATATCGTGGAAGATGTGCTTGAGGTGACCAATACTTCCGAAATGGCGCGACGGAAGTTTCGCGATATTGCAAGAATTGCAGGTCTGATCTTTCAGGGATATCCCGGCAGCAGTAAAAAACCAAAACAGATTCAGGCGTCGGGCTCCCTTCTGTACGAAGTGCTGACGAAATATGATCCCGGAAATTTGCTCATTCAACAGGCTTCGAGGGAGGTGCTTGAAACTCAACTTGAAGAAAAACGGATGATTTCAGCAATCAAAAAAATGGCTGAATGCAGAAAAAAGATCATAAAAATTCCGTACATCACACCCCTTGCGTTTCCCCTTCTTGTAAACAGATTGAGGGAAAAACTGACGACTGAAAGGCTTGCCGACAGAATTGCAAGACTTGTAGCGGGACTTGAAACTGCCGCCGAAAAGTAA